GACTTACCGAACTCTATTACCAGAATCGTTTCGGTGAGAAAGATCTTTCTCAAGAAGAAAGAAAGCGTTCCGAAGACCTCCTGAAGACCCTCCGCGAATTTTCAACTCCTTCCCGGAATTAAGGGCACACCCTACTTAATGGATGACCTCTCATCTGAAGAATAAACCAATCTTATAATATTAAAGATAGCAAAAACAAAGCGCGATAGGGCGCGAGAAGGGTATTCAGCATAATAAGAGGGAGTCATTTCCTCGAAAGACGTCGCAGGGACCAAAGTCGATTCCGCAGGTCATCCTGAACGAATGTGGTTGAAACAACAGATATTTGATTTATTGGTGACCTCATGGCTTAGACTACTTCCAGATATCCACAACCTTGGACCATTTCTACCGATATACGATTACTTTTGGTAATACACACCCGTTGACTCATAAATAAATGTTAGCGAAGTAATATAAGGAACAGAGCATCAGATTCTATATTTGTGAAAGAGTTAAGAGGGATTTCTCCTTCTTTCTTATCTCTTCAAGGTATTTCAAAAGTATTTCAAAATCAACTTAGCTTTTTTTAAACCAAACTGGAATAGTTACCGAATCGGCGGGTTTTTTGCCCGAAATAAAATGAAGGTCGGACCATTTTTCCTATTTTTTCAGGACAACGTGGGTTGCCTGCTCGGCAGCAACGCGCTCAATGCACTTGAAACCCAAGGCATTTAGATCGAGACCGGAAAAAAGATTCTCACCCTTTCCCATCAGAACGGGCATCAAGGCCAGGTGCATCTCATCGATCAAGCCGGCCTGTAAATACTGCCGGATGGTGGAGACGCCACCGCCTATCCTAACATCCTTATTGCCCGCGGCTTTTCGGGCCTGCTGGAGGGCCGATTGGATCCCATCGGTCACGAAGATAAATCGGGTCCCACCTTCCATTTCCAGGGGCGGACGGGTGTGGTGGGTCAATACGAAGGTCGGAACA
The genomic region above belongs to Nitrospirota bacterium and contains:
- a CDS encoding dihydrofolate reductase codes for the protein GWFFPTKVFNDMHGNGGGTTGVDNQFGERSFQNMGAWILGRNMFGPIRGPWPDESWKGWWGTNPPYHVPTFVLTHHTRPPLEMEGGTRFIFVTDGIQSALQQARKAAGNKDVRIGGGVSTIRQYLQAGLIDEMHLALMPVLMGKGENLFSGLDLNALGFKCIERVAAEQATHVVLKK